In Bacteroidota bacterium, one genomic interval encodes:
- a CDS encoding glycosyltransferase family 2 protein, with protein MSYCVVIPFFNEKRFIFEVVKQSLEYSPVVIAVDDGSTDGSAELIGGMEGVEILRIEPNSGKGNALVTGFKSALERGFKKIITLDGDLQHPPKYIPYFLAELENFDFVIGKRKIRPGIMPISRVISNSVSSFLLSRKTGVRIIDSQSGFRGIRASLLKEIIPAEKGYIAETEMIIRAAKKQASFGWVDIPTIYGEEKSKMKNMETTVKFVSQILKPLKDY; from the coding sequence ATGAGCTACTGCGTTGTCATCCCTTTCTTTAACGAAAAACGCTTCATTTTCGAAGTGGTGAAACAATCACTCGAATATTCACCGGTAGTTATAGCTGTGGATGACGGCTCCACTGACGGAAGTGCAGAGCTTATCGGGGGAATGGAGGGTGTGGAGATATTAAGAATCGAACCAAATTCGGGCAAGGGAAACGCTCTTGTTACAGGATTTAAGTCAGCTTTGGAAAGAGGTTTCAAAAAAATAATTACATTGGACGGTGATTTGCAACATCCGCCAAAATACATTCCGTATTTTCTCGCTGAATTGGAGAATTTTGATTTTGTGATCGGGAAGCGGAAAATCAGACCGGGCATTATGCCCATCTCAAGAGTTATAAGTAATTCTGTCTCTTCATTTTTGCTGTCAAGGAAAACCGGTGTCAGAATAATTGACAGTCAGTCCGGTTTCCGTGGAATAAGAGCAAGTCTGCTAAAGGAAATAATTCCTGCTGAAAAAGGTTATATTGCCGAAACGGAAATGATAATAAGAGCAGCAAAAAAACAGGCTTCATTTGGATGGGTTGATATTCCGACAATTTATGGGGAAGAAAAAAGTAAAATGAAAAATATGGAAACAACTGTTAAATTTGTGAGTCAAATACTCAAACCTTTGAAAGATTACTAA
- the purF gene encoding amidophosphoribosyltransferase yields MEITISKTKCFCGIFGISNNKSASTMTYYGLHALQHRGQEASGIVTHDIENSKDVFKVIKGEGLVSEVFDDFDFWKPQLTGNAAIGHNRYSTTGSSNSRKNIQPFLVNYHSGNLAVAHNGNLTNDKNLRDWLVSEGSIFQTTSDTEVILHLIAKSKQKDQREQVIEALNFLEGAFSVVILTDKYLVAARDKSGFRPLCLGKLEGSFVVASETCAFDIISAEYIRDIEPGEVVFIPLSDESAELEVRHLNGKTSSKKQCIFEYIYFSRPDSMIFGHNVDKVRRRLGKILARNFPVVPEEKDDKVIVISVPDSSNTAALGYARELEKQGINAKFEIGLLRSHYIGRTFIEPGQENRELRVKIKFNPVKGVLKDKIVVVVDDSIVRGTTSKQLINLIREAKPKEIHLRISSPPIMHSCFYGMDFPSREELIAFSMDGNVERIRDYIGVDSLGYLDISHLYEAVKEDSPDDYCTACFSGDYPVKVDLNFSKDQYEI; encoded by the coding sequence ATGGAAATTACAATTAGCAAAACAAAGTGCTTTTGCGGGATATTTGGTATCTCCAACAATAAAAGTGCCTCCACTATGACATACTACGGACTTCATGCCCTCCAGCATCGCGGACAGGAAGCCTCCGGAATAGTTACCCATGATATTGAAAACAGTAAAGATGTCTTTAAAGTTATAAAAGGCGAAGGTCTTGTATCCGAGGTTTTTGACGATTTCGACTTTTGGAAACCTCAATTAACCGGAAATGCTGCCATAGGTCACAACAGATATTCCACAACCGGTTCCTCAAACTCAAGAAAAAACATTCAACCTTTCCTTGTAAATTATCATTCAGGAAATCTTGCCGTCGCACACAATGGCAATCTTACAAATGACAAAAATTTAAGAGACTGGCTTGTCTCGGAAGGCTCCATTTTTCAGACTACATCTGATACGGAAGTGATTCTGCATCTGATTGCAAAAAGCAAGCAAAAAGATCAACGGGAACAGGTAATTGAGGCGCTCAATTTCCTTGAAGGTGCCTTTTCAGTTGTTATTTTAACTGATAAATATCTGGTTGCCGCAAGAGACAAATCAGGTTTTCGTCCTCTCTGCCTTGGAAAGCTGGAAGGATCTTTTGTCGTCGCATCCGAAACATGTGCTTTTGACATCATTTCCGCAGAATACATCAGGGACATCGAACCGGGTGAAGTGGTATTTATTCCATTATCTGATGAATCCGCAGAGTTGGAGGTAAGGCACCTGAACGGGAAAACGAGCAGTAAAAAGCAATGTATCTTTGAATACATCTATTTTTCCCGTCCCGACAGCATGATTTTTGGGCACAATGTAGATAAAGTTCGCAGGAGACTGGGAAAGATACTCGCCAGGAATTTCCCCGTGGTTCCAGAAGAGAAGGATGACAAGGTCATCGTCATAAGTGTACCAGACAGCTCCAATACAGCAGCACTGGGATATGCTCGCGAACTGGAAAAGCAGGGTATCAACGCAAAATTTGAAATCGGATTATTGAGGAGCCACTACATCGGGCGAACATTCATTGAACCCGGTCAGGAAAACAGGGAACTCAGGGTTAAGATAAAATTCAATCCTGTAAAAGGTGTTCTGAAGGATAAAATCGTTGTAGTTGTTGATGACTCGATTGTAAGAGGTACCACTTCAAAGCAGTTAATCAATCTGATAAGGGAAGCCAAACCAAAGGAAATTCACCTCAGAATTTCATCACCTCCGATAATGCATTCCTGTTTTTATGGTATGGATTTCCCTTCAAGGGAAGAACTGATTGCATTTTCGATGGATGGCAATGTGGAACGAATCCGTGATTATATCGGAGTTGATTCCCTTGGTTATCTCGATATCAGCCATCTGTATGAGGCTGTGAAGGAAGACAGTCCCGATGACTATTGTACGGCTTGTTTTTCAGGTGATTATCCCGTAAAAGTTGATTTAAATTTCTCCAAGGATCAGTATGAAATTTAG
- the nadB gene encoding L-aspartate oxidase, whose translation MNFKTDVLVIGSGIAGLYSAIKISEFAEVILVTKKDKSESNTNYAQGGIASVLDPNDSFENHIKDTLIAGAGLCDRKTVEILVKEGPERIMELVEIGTGFTLKDGKLDLVREGGHSFSRIVHAKDLTGKEVERALIEKAANTPNIKIIENTLAIDLITEHNVTNLRHLPISSRHCWGAYVLENSSGKVIKITSKATILATGGIGQVYFHTTNPSIATGDGFAMAYRAGAKMGNMEFIQFHPTSFYDPKPDNKATHSFLISEAVRGFGGILRNGSGDAFMHRYDPRKELAPRDIVARAIDTEMKKKGEDFVYLDITHKEKSQILDHFPNIYQNCLNRGVDITSDYIPVVPAAHYICGGVCVDEYSRTTLTGLYAVGEVSMTGVHGANRLASNSLLEALVFAQRAANDIRKNINDFPGCAEHIPDWDDSGTLTADEKVLITHGARELKQLMSDYVGIVRSNLRLDFASRRINLLYNEIEEFYKKTKVFDSLIELRNLVTSGYLVVKSAVLRKESRGLHYTLDYPLTDETRPPENTIIQNTYQKS comes from the coding sequence ATGAATTTCAAAACTGATGTTTTGGTAATAGGAAGTGGAATTGCGGGTCTTTACAGCGCCATAAAAATTTCTGAATTTGCTGAAGTAATATTAGTTACCAAAAAAGATAAAAGTGAATCCAATACAAACTACGCTCAAGGTGGTATTGCGTCTGTTCTTGACCCCAATGATTCATTTGAGAACCACATCAAGGATACACTGATAGCAGGTGCGGGACTTTGTGATAGAAAAACCGTTGAGATACTTGTTAAAGAGGGTCCCGAAAGAATAATGGAACTTGTAGAAATCGGAACCGGATTTACTCTGAAGGATGGAAAGCTTGACCTTGTCAGAGAGGGCGGACACTCATTCAGCAGGATTGTTCATGCAAAGGATCTCACAGGAAAAGAGGTTGAGAGAGCTTTAATTGAAAAAGCAGCAAATACCCCGAATATTAAAATTATCGAGAACACCCTTGCGATCGATCTTATTACAGAACATAATGTTACGAATTTACGACATCTCCCTATCAGCAGCAGACACTGTTGGGGAGCTTATGTTTTAGAGAACAGTTCCGGTAAAGTAATTAAAATCACCTCAAAAGCTACAATTCTTGCAACCGGCGGAATTGGTCAGGTTTATTTTCATACAACGAATCCTTCAATCGCTACCGGTGACGGTTTTGCAATGGCTTACAGGGCCGGTGCGAAAATGGGCAACATGGAATTCATTCAGTTTCATCCAACTTCTTTTTATGATCCGAAACCTGACAACAAAGCTACTCACTCCTTTTTGATCTCGGAAGCCGTAAGAGGTTTTGGTGGAATCTTGAGGAACGGTTCGGGTGATGCATTCATGCACAGGTATGATCCGAGGAAGGAACTTGCTCCCAGGGACATCGTTGCCAGAGCTATCGATACCGAGATGAAAAAGAAGGGAGAGGATTTTGTCTACCTCGATATCACACACAAAGAGAAGTCTCAAATTCTCGATCATTTTCCTAACATCTATCAGAACTGTCTAAATCGGGGAGTCGACATCACCAGTGACTACATTCCGGTGGTTCCCGCAGCGCATTATATCTGCGGGGGTGTATGTGTGGATGAATATTCCAGGACAACCCTAACCGGGTTGTATGCTGTGGGTGAAGTGTCGATGACCGGAGTACACGGGGCAAACCGTTTAGCGAGCAATTCTCTTCTTGAGGCATTGGTATTCGCTCAAAGGGCAGCAAATGATATCAGAAAAAACATTAATGATTTTCCCGGATGTGCAGAGCATATTCCTGATTGGGATGATTCGGGTACGCTGACTGCTGATGAAAAGGTTCTGATTACACACGGTGCAAGGGAGTTGAAACAACTGATGTCAGATTATGTTGGAATCGTACGGTCAAATCTTCGGCTCGATTTTGCTTCAAGAAGGATCAACCTTCTCTACAACGAAATTGAGGAGTTTTACAAGAAGACAAAAGTTTTTGATTCCCTGATCGAGTTGAGAAATCTCGTAACTTCGGGGTACCTGGTTGTTAAGTCTGCTGTGCTTCGAAAAGAGAGCAGGGGACTGCACTACACACTCGATTATCCATTAACGGATGAAACAAGACCACCTGAGAATACGATAATTCAAAATACTTATCAGAAGTCTTAG
- the folP gene encoding dihydropteroate synthase, with protein MTNLKIAGIVNVTPDSFSDGGLYFSAVDAIRYSLEVLHRGVDIIDIGGESTRPGAEEVTAGEEIRRTIPVIKGILREIPDAAISIDTYKSEVAKAALDEGVTFVNDISGGTFDAEMWKVVAGSKAKYILMHTPGRPSVMQQMTTYSDVVNDVKGWLLSRAKEAEGEGISEVIIDPGIGFGKTVEQNLQIISNIDKFTNNGFDVLVGLSRKSFIGKYLNLDTSERDFPSAIYEFFVALKGVRYIRTHNIENALKYRRMLESLNV; from the coding sequence GTGACAAATTTGAAGATTGCAGGAATTGTCAATGTAACACCTGATTCTTTTTCAGATGGCGGACTTTATTTTTCCGCTGTAGATGCCATTCGCTATTCGCTCGAAGTTTTGCACCGGGGTGTGGACATCATCGATATAGGTGGTGAGTCGACGCGGCCCGGTGCAGAAGAAGTAACTGCCGGGGAAGAAATCAGACGGACGATTCCTGTAATTAAAGGGATCCTCAGGGAAATACCTGATGCAGCAATCTCAATTGATACATACAAAAGTGAAGTTGCCAAAGCTGCGCTCGATGAGGGCGTAACATTCGTCAACGACATAAGCGGAGGCACTTTTGATGCAGAAATGTGGAAGGTTGTTGCGGGTTCCAAGGCAAAATATATTTTGATGCATACACCCGGGAGACCTTCGGTAATGCAGCAAATGACCACCTACAGTGATGTTGTGAATGATGTGAAAGGCTGGCTTTTATCAAGAGCAAAAGAAGCTGAAGGTGAAGGAATCAGTGAAGTGATAATCGATCCGGGTATTGGTTTTGGCAAGACAGTCGAGCAAAATCTCCAAATTATCTCGAACATTGATAAGTTCACGAATAACGGCTTTGATGTTTTAGTTGGTCTCTCAAGGAAATCCTTCATCGGAAAATATCTGAATCTTGATACCTCTGAGCGGGATTTCCCATCTGCAATATATGAATTCTTCGTTGCGCTAAAAGGAGTTCGGTATATAAGGACACACAATATCGAAAACGCTCTGAAATACAGGAGAATGTTGGAGAGTCTGAATGTTTGA
- a CDS encoding HAD-IA family hydrolase → MIKAVIFDLDNTLVDFMKMKRLSIEAALTAMIDAGLKMDLSSASAEIDLIYKEQGIEYQQVFDLFLTKQLGRIDHKILSAGIVAYRKAREANLIPYPHVYSSLNQLVKMGIKLGILSDAPSKEAWLRLAYLNFHHIFDEVVTFDETGERKPSPVPFKAILRKLNVEPAEALMVGDWAERDIVGAANIGIKTAFAKYGDTFNTPFHNADYELNDFSEILDIISKENN, encoded by the coding sequence ATGATTAAAGCTGTGATTTTTGATCTTGACAACACACTCGTGGATTTTATGAAAATGAAACGGTTGTCAATAGAGGCTGCTCTTACAGCAATGATTGATGCCGGACTAAAGATGGACCTTTCAAGTGCATCCGCGGAAATTGATCTGATTTATAAAGAGCAGGGGATTGAGTATCAACAGGTTTTTGACCTCTTTCTTACCAAGCAACTTGGCAGAATCGACCATAAAATTTTGAGTGCGGGAATCGTTGCATATCGAAAAGCAAGGGAGGCAAACCTGATTCCTTATCCTCATGTCTATTCGAGTTTAAATCAACTTGTTAAAATGGGAATTAAACTGGGGATTCTTTCAGATGCGCCGAGCAAGGAAGCCTGGCTGAGACTCGCTTATTTAAATTTCCACCATATTTTTGACGAAGTGGTTACATTCGATGAAACCGGGGAGAGGAAACCAAGTCCGGTTCCTTTTAAAGCCATCTTAAGAAAATTGAATGTCGAGCCCGCAGAGGCTCTAATGGTCGGCGACTGGGCAGAAAGGGATATTGTCGGTGCTGCTAATATTGGCATAAAGACTGCTTTTGCCAAGTATGGAGACACATTTAATACCCCGTTCCACAACGCTGATTACGAATTAAACGATTTCTCCGAGATTCTTGACATTATCAGCAAAGAGAATAATTAA
- a CDS encoding DUF5683 domain-containing protein: MKKIIYSLTGFILLLSVSLSGQGIDTTKTDSTSLNKGVPGIVMDTVGNSDIYVPTKNPMTAVWKSAILPGWGQYYNESYWKIPVFWGVFGWLAYNYVINNNNYSDYKSLYVQSGFSIESYRRLRDFYRDQRDLFVIYIGIAYLANLLDAYVDASLFDFDVSENFNTGSKQLNFKFKF; encoded by the coding sequence TTGAAAAAAATCATATATAGCCTCACAGGTTTTATACTCCTGCTCTCAGTAAGCCTTTCAGGGCAGGGGATTGACACAACCAAGACTGACTCCACATCTTTGAATAAAGGAGTTCCGGGTATTGTGATGGATACTGTTGGAAACTCTGATATTTATGTGCCCACTAAAAATCCAATGACTGCGGTTTGGAAAAGTGCGATTCTGCCCGGGTGGGGACAGTACTACAACGAGTCTTACTGGAAGATCCCTGTCTTCTGGGGAGTCTTTGGCTGGCTTGCGTATAACTATGTAATTAACAACAATAACTACTCTGATTACAAGAGCCTCTATGTTCAGTCAGGTTTTTCTATCGAGAGTTATCGCCGTTTAAGGGATTTTTATCGCGATCAAAGAGATTTATTTGTTATTTATATTGGAATTGCTTATTTAGCCAACCTGCTTGACGCATATGTTGATGCGAGTTTATTCGATTTTGATGTATCGGAAAATTTCAATACAGGCAGTAAACAGCTAAATTTCAAATTTAAGTTTTGA
- a CDS encoding 3-dehydroquinate dehydratase yields MKIAVINGANLNLLGERDESKYGSTTLASIEAKLKTTFPEIEFVFFQSNIEGEIVEQLQKLRKEDIHIIINPGGYAHTSVVIRDALELIKTIKVEVHLSHLANREDFRQRLVTATACDGYISGFKDTGYVAAVEIIKDFVK; encoded by the coding sequence ATGAAAATTGCGGTTATCAACGGGGCGAATCTCAACCTTCTCGGTGAAAGGGATGAATCAAAATACGGCTCTACGACTCTGGCATCGATTGAGGCAAAACTGAAGACGACATTTCCTGAAATCGAGTTCGTCTTTTTTCAGAGCAATATCGAAGGAGAGATCGTCGAACAACTTCAGAAATTAAGAAAAGAAGATATTCACATAATAATTAATCCCGGTGGTTATGCCCACACTTCAGTAGTGATCAGAGACGCTCTGGAGCTTATCAAAACCATTAAAGTGGAAGTTCATCTCTCCCATTTGGCAAACAGAGAGGACTTCAGACAGAGACTTGTGACTGCGACTGCCTGTGACGGTTATATTTCGGGCTTTAAAGATACAGGATATGTTGCTGCCGTTGAAATTATTAAAGATTTCGTAAAATAA
- a CDS encoding ParB/RepB/Spo0J family partition protein, producing the protein MSKGKTGLGRGLEALMGNRNGENYQTQEVERKETQTADSIVKLPIMQIRPNPFQPRTNFDRQSLEDLKKSIQSNGLIQPVTVRNVGKNSYELISGERRLRAFRELGLSEIPAYIMEVSSDEVMLAMALIENIQRERLNPIEEGLAYKRLMEECDLTQEEIAERVGKNRSTVANSIRLLKLPDKIQQSLIEDEITVGHARALINLPGESLQLHAFDKIKDEGLSVRKVEELVKKMSKPSSPKLTRLPEKPKPRNTAALNSIEDYLRKLLATKITCTQKPDGTGDIVIQFYSNDELDRLIELFEIIEKNHI; encoded by the coding sequence ATGAGTAAAGGAAAAACCGGCCTCGGCAGAGGGCTCGAAGCATTGATGGGGAATAGAAATGGTGAGAATTATCAGACTCAGGAAGTGGAGAGAAAGGAAACGCAGACGGCTGATTCGATTGTGAAATTGCCAATTATGCAGATTAGACCGAATCCTTTTCAGCCCCGAACAAATTTTGACCGCCAGTCTCTTGAAGATCTGAAGAAATCGATTCAGTCCAATGGACTGATCCAGCCGGTTACAGTAAGAAATGTCGGCAAGAACAGCTATGAACTGATTTCAGGTGAGCGTCGTTTACGAGCTTTCAGGGAATTGGGGCTCTCAGAGATTCCTGCTTATATAATGGAAGTCTCCTCTGACGAGGTTATGCTTGCCATGGCACTCATTGAAAATATTCAGAGAGAACGGCTCAACCCGATTGAGGAAGGTTTGGCATATAAAAGACTTATGGAAGAGTGCGACCTCACACAGGAGGAAATTGCTGAACGGGTCGGCAAGAACAGATCCACTGTCGCAAATTCAATAAGACTGCTCAAACTCCCCGACAAAATACAGCAGTCGTTAATTGAAGACGAAATTACAGTCGGACACGCACGGGCGTTGATCAATCTTCCGGGTGAATCTCTCCAGCTTCATGCTTTTGACAAAATTAAGGACGAGGGACTTTCTGTAAGGAAAGTGGAAGAGCTCGTAAAAAAGATGTCAAAGCCTTCTTCACCCAAATTGACAAGGCTTCCTGAAAAGCCAAAACCGAGAAATACAGCGGCTTTAAATTCAATTGAGGACTACCTGCGGAAATTGCTTGCGACAAAAATAACCTGCACACAAAAACCTGACGGCACGGGAGATATTGTAATCCAGTTTTATTCAAATGATGAGCTTGACAGGCTGATCGAACTTTTTGAGATAATTGAAAAAAATCATATATAG
- a CDS encoding AAA family ATPase — protein MHGKIISVANQKGGVGKTTTAINLSASLAVAEKKILVIDIDPQGNSSSGLSFPNTQPSIYDLLVGSVGFSDTIVKEVIPFLDLIPATIDLVGAEIELLEMERREFILKERIKEAKSKYDYIFIDCPPTLGILTLNALAASDSVLIPVQCEYFALEGLGQLLRTIALVKERFNKHLTIEGVLLTMYDSRLKLSEQVAEEVRKYFEDKVFTTKIHRNVRVSEAPSFGKPVLMYDALSNGAKNYIELAQEFLGRNSKR, from the coding sequence ATGCATGGTAAAATAATATCCGTGGCGAATCAGAAGGGTGGAGTGGGGAAGACGACCACTGCAATCAACCTTTCTGCTTCGCTCGCGGTTGCTGAAAAGAAAATATTAGTTATAGATATTGACCCTCAAGGGAATTCATCATCAGGTTTGAGTTTCCCCAACACTCAACCTTCCATCTATGACCTGCTCGTCGGGTCTGTCGGTTTTTCCGACACAATTGTTAAAGAAGTGATACCTTTCCTCGATCTGATCCCGGCAACAATAGATCTTGTTGGCGCTGAAATTGAATTACTTGAGATGGAGAGAAGAGAATTCATCCTAAAAGAGCGAATTAAGGAAGCAAAGTCAAAATACGATTATATCTTCATCGACTGCCCTCCGACGCTCGGAATCCTTACTTTGAACGCGCTTGCAGCGAGTGATTCAGTACTTATCCCTGTCCAGTGCGAGTATTTTGCTCTTGAAGGACTTGGTCAACTGCTTAGAACAATTGCTTTGGTGAAGGAACGGTTCAACAAACATTTGACAATCGAGGGAGTTTTGCTTACCATGTATGATTCAAGGTTGAAACTCTCCGAACAGGTGGCTGAGGAAGTACGAAAATATTTCGAAGACAAAGTTTTTACTACAAAAATTCACAGAAATGTCAGGGTTTCAGAGGCACCAAGTTTTGGAAAACCTGTTCTGATGTACGATGCACTTTCAAATGGTGCAAAAAACTACATCGAACTGGCTCAGGAATTTTTGGGAAGGAACAGTAAAAGGTGA
- a CDS encoding MerR family transcriptional regulator — MKDFNIKKLYYSISEVSKITDVEQYVLRFWENVFEQLRPQKNRAGNRIYTNKEIETILFIKSLLRDQKYTIEGAKKVLADQYKGKTPSLEELKREEFQVHDDEPDESSLFEADQEKEVSDDKSELYKDLVEIKNFLEILRTKL; from the coding sequence ATGAAAGATTTTAACATCAAGAAGCTTTACTATTCGATTAGTGAAGTCAGTAAAATAACCGATGTGGAGCAATATGTGCTCCGTTTTTGGGAAAATGTTTTCGAGCAACTGAGACCTCAAAAGAACAGAGCCGGGAACAGAATTTATACCAATAAAGAAATCGAAACCATACTTTTTATCAAAAGTTTGTTGCGGGATCAGAAATATACTATCGAAGGTGCTAAAAAGGTACTTGCCGATCAGTACAAGGGAAAAACCCCGTCACTTGAAGAACTCAAAAGAGAAGAGTTCCAGGTTCATGATGATGAGCCTGATGAGAGCAGTCTTTTTGAAGCTGATCAGGAAAAAGAAGTATCCGATGATAAATCGGAACTTTATAAAGATCTGGTTGAGATAAAAAACTTTTTGGAAATATTAAGAACAAAACTTTAA
- a CDS encoding metal-dependent hydrolase, whose amino-acid sequence MKLRFFGHSACLFTTTNGIRILIDPFLDGNPVSPVKADEVDAEYIILTHAHGDHVGDTVSIAKRCNATVICVFELGNILAEEGLKVHTMHIGGGFNFEFGRVKFTIAHHGSSYPDGRYGGNPVGVILTADGLTVYHTGDTGLFSDMKLIGELNKIDYMLLPIGDNYTMGIDDAVVAVEFADPKVAIPLHFNTFPVIENDPEDFKRKLESVNKNCTILKFGEEISL is encoded by the coding sequence ATGAAACTGCGATTTTTTGGGCATTCTGCATGCCTCTTTACCACCACAAATGGCATCCGGATACTTATCGACCCGTTTTTGGACGGAAATCCCGTTTCACCGGTGAAAGCTGATGAAGTTGATGCCGAATATATCATTTTAACACATGCTCACGGTGACCATGTAGGTGACACCGTTTCAATCGCCAAACGATGTAATGCAACCGTAATCTGCGTTTTCGAGCTTGGAAATATTCTCGCGGAAGAGGGATTGAAAGTCCACACAATGCATATTGGTGGCGGGTTCAATTTTGAATTTGGCAGGGTAAAGTTTACAATTGCCCATCATGGAAGTTCTTATCCTGATGGAAGATATGGTGGCAACCCTGTTGGTGTGATTCTCACCGCTGATGGTTTAACAGTCTATCACACCGGTGACACAGGATTGTTTAGTGACATGAAACTTATCGGTGAATTGAATAAAATTGATTACATGTTACTCCCGATTGGTGATAATTACACGATGGGAATCGATGATGCGGTAGTGGCAGTAGAATTTGCCGATCCAAAAGTGGCAATACCCCTCCACTTCAACACATTTCCCGTGATCGAAAATGATCCCGAAGATTTTAAACGAAAACTTGAATCTGTAAACAAAAATTGTACGATTCTCAAATTTGGAGAAGAAATATCTTTATGA
- the cdaA gene encoding diadenylate cyclase CdaA, with translation MFDLFQIGFVTFRFLDLLDIVIVAAIIYNIYKLLRGTIASQILFGLVIILVLFLISQALNLKAVSIILKVITDIWLIAFIILFQPEIRRFLASLASNPLFQAFRRDKNNPGLVEVLTNAAIALSNVGHGALIIVEKENDLRQLIESGTEVNAKVSTMLLRSIFVPGSPLHDGAVVVRDDVIVAARCSIPFSKEEHFSEEGTGMRHKAGLTHSAEYDSLVIIVSEETRTISVALNGTLTRGLTRESLTNILKKSLIKEESTKDTLLRRVFSRK, from the coding sequence ATGTTTGATCTTTTCCAAATCGGGTTCGTTACTTTCAGATTCCTCGATTTACTTGATATTGTCATTGTTGCGGCGATTATTTATAACATTTACAAACTTCTTCGTGGAACAATCGCCAGTCAAATTCTATTTGGTCTGGTAATAATTCTTGTACTCTTCCTGATCTCACAAGCCCTTAATCTAAAAGCTGTAAGCATCATCCTTAAGGTTATTACCGATATCTGGCTGATCGCTTTTATTATTCTTTTCCAACCCGAGATAAGGCGTTTTTTGGCATCACTCGCTTCGAATCCGTTGTTTCAGGCATTCAGAAGAGATAAAAACAATCCGGGACTTGTAGAAGTACTAACCAATGCTGCGATTGCTCTGTCAAATGTCGGTCACGGTGCTTTGATCATTGTCGAGAAAGAGAATGATCTCAGACAGCTTATTGAAAGTGGAACTGAAGTTAATGCGAAGGTTTCGACAATGCTTCTACGGTCGATATTTGTTCCAGGCTCGCCGCTCCACGATGGAGCAGTAGTTGTTCGTGATGATGTAATAGTTGCTGCACGATGCTCAATCCCGTTTTCGAAGGAGGAACATTTCAGTGAAGAAGGTACCGGGATGAGGCATAAAGCGGGCTTGACACATTCTGCGGAATACGATTCGCTTGTAATTATCGTTTCGGAGGAAACAAGGACCATCTCCGTTGCTCTAAATGGAACACTGACCCGCGGACTGACCAGAGAGTCGCTCACAAATATTCTTAAAAAATCACTAATTAAAGAAGAATCGACAAAAGATACCTTACTTAGACGGGTTTTCTCAAGAAAATGA